From Capra hircus breed San Clemente chromosome 1, ASM170441v1, whole genome shotgun sequence, the proteins below share one genomic window:
- the ACTRT3 gene encoding actin-related protein T3 — translation MSYYQLPVVIDNGSGVIKAGLAGSREPQFVYSNIVGRAKGVEGAQEVCVGDQAEQRRSSLSISYPVERGLITSWGDMEIMWQHIYDDNLGLKPCDGPVLITESALNPLANRQRVTEVFFEHLEVPAFFMSIQGVLALFAAGFTTGFVLNSGAGVTQCVPIFEGYCLPHGVQQLDLAGLDLTNHLMMLLKEKGIMLLHASDRKIITDIKETYCYVAMNFEEEKAKKAACIEKIYQLPDGKRFKLHNQLFHCPEALFSPSLMHLETPGIDKMCFSSIMKCDADLRNAFFSNIILAGGSTSFPGLDKRLVKDIAKMVPANTPVQVIAPPERKISVWMGGSILASLSAFQDMWITAAEYKEVGPNIVHQRCF, via the exons atGAGCTACTACCAGCTACCAGTGGTGATCGACAACGGCTCAGGAGTGATCAAGGCGGGCCTGGCCGGGTCCCGGGAGCCTCAGTTTGTCTACTCGAACATTGTGGGCCGCGCCAAAGGCGTCGAGGGCGCGCAGGAAGTGTGCGTGGGAGACCAAGCGGAGCAGCGGAGAAGCTCGCTTTCCATCAG CTACCCAGTGGAACGTGGTCTCATTACTTCGTGGGGGGACATGGAGATCATGTGGCAGCATATCTATGATGACAACCTCGGGCTAAAGCCCTGTGATGGCCCAGTCTTGATTACAGAGTCAGCACTGAACCCACTGGCCAACCGGCAACGGGTCACTGAGGTGTTTTTTGAGCATCTGGAGGTTCCTGCTTTCTTTATGTCCATCCAGGGGGTGCTAGCTCTCTTTGCAGCTGGCTTCACAACTGGCTTTGTGCTGAATTCAGGTGCTGGGGTTACCCAGTGTGTACCCATCTTTGAGGGTTACTGTCTGCCTCATGGTGTCCAGCAACTAGATCTGGCAGGTCTGGACCTCACCAACCACCTCATGATGCTGCTGAAGGAGAAGGGCATCATGCTGCTTCATGCTTCAGACAGAAAGATCATCACAGACATTAAGGAAACCTATTGCTATGTGGCAATGAACTTTGAAGAAGAAAAGGCCAAGAAAGCTGCCTGTATAGAGAAGATTTACCaactacctgatgggaagaggttCAAGCTCCATAACCAGCTCTTTCATTGTCCAGAGGCCCTCTTCTCTCCAAGTCTCATGCACCTTGAGACCCCTGGCATTGATAAGATGTGCTTCAGCAGCATTATGAAATGCGATGCAGATCTGAGGAATGCTTTTTTCTCCAATATTATCCTTGCTGGGGGATCAACCTCTTTCCCTGGTTTAGATAAACGTCTAGTTAAGGATATAGCAAAGATGGTGCCTGCCAACACCCCTGTGCAGGTTATTGCTCCCCCAGAAAGGAAAATATCAGTGTGGATGGGAGGCTCTATTCTTGCATCCCTGTCTGCCTTCCAGGACATGTGGATCACTGCTGCAGAATATAAAGAAGTTGGACCCAATATAGTACACCAGAGATGCTTCTGA